AAAGACATTACAAAAATTAAAGGAAATGTCCTGAGAAAAGCCAGACAGGATTTCCAGATGGTGTTCCAGGATCCTTATGCATCGCTGAATCCTACACAAAGTGTTGGAGACATCGTATCAGAGCCGATCCGGAACTACCGCAAAGTCAGTAAGAAAGAATTAAAATCAGAAGTCATTGAACTGCTGAGACGCGTTGGGCTTCCACCTGAAGCATATGACAAATATGCGCATGAATTCTCAGGCGGTCAGAGACAGCGTATCGGAATTGCAAGAGCGCTTGCACTGAAGCCAAAGCTGATCGTAGCCGATGAGCCGGTATCAGCACTTGACGTGTCTGTTCAGTCACAAGTACTGAATCTGCTGAAAGAGCTTCAGGATGAATTTGATTTAACCTACTTATTTATTGCCCATGACCTTAGTGTTGTTAAACATATGAGTGACAGAATCGGGGTTATGTATCTTGGCAACATGGTTGAAGTAGCAGATAACAAGAGCTTATATGCTGAGCCGCTTCATCCATATACTCAGGCACTGATTTCAGCAATTCCGGAAACAGATCCTAAAAAACGTAAAGAAAGAATCGTTTTACAGGGTGACGTACCATCTCCTGCAAATCCGCCGTCAGGCTGCCCGTTCCATACGCGCTGTCCAATGGCGAAAGCGGAGTGTGCTGAGATCAAGCCTACTTTAAAGGAGGTGAAACCTGGTCATCAAGTAGCGTGTATTCTTTACTAAGAAATTAAACCAATTTGGGGGGAACAAAATGAAAAAGAAGTCACTATTGCTGATGCTTACTCTTCTTCTTGTACTATCTGCATTCCTTGCAGCATGTAGTTCAGATGACAGTTCAAGCGAACCGGCAGAATCAGACAATAACACAGCAGAAGAAGGTTCAGACGAAGGTTCTGAAGATGAAGCAACTGGCGAAGCACAACCTGGGGGAACGCTTACATATGGTGTAGACTCTCCACCGGAAGGTCTTTTCAACTGGGCATTTTACGGTATCGTAACTGATGCTGATATCCTTGCACTTTTCGATGAGAACCTGATCGAATTTGATGAGAACCTTGCACCACAGCCAAACATCGCAAGCTGGGAAACAGAAGATAACAAAACTTTCACATTCACTTTCGAGCAGGGAGTTATGTGGCATGATGGTGTTGAACTTACAGTAAATGACTGGGTTTTCGCACTAGAAACAATTGCACATCCGGACTATGATGGTCCTCGTTATGCAAACGTACAGACAATTGAAGGTGCTCCTGCATTCCGCGATGGCGAAGCAGACAGCATTTCTGGTATTAACGTAGTTGACGATTACACAATCGAAATCACATTTGACGAAGCACGTGTTAACAACCTTGTTAACCTTTGGACTTACCCAATGAGCCGTGCGCAATTTGAAGGTATTCCTGTAGCTGAAATGTCAGCTTCTGAGCAAGTACGTACGAAGCCGGTTGGTCTTGGACCATTCAAGGTTGACAGCATTACTCCTGGTGAAGCTGTAATCATGACGAAGTTCGAAGACTACTGGAAAGGTGAGCCAATGCTTGACGGAATCAACGTTCAGGTTATTGACAACACAACTACAGTTGGAGCACTTGGAAATGGCGATATCGACATGATGTCACTACAGCCGGTAAACGCTGCTGAAGTTGAAGAACTTGATAATGTTGAAGTAGTAACTTACCCAGGTCTTTCTTATTATTACATTGGTTTCAAGCTTGGAACATTCAATCCTGAAACAAATGAAATTGTTGAAGACAAAGATAAGTATGCAGATGTAAACCTGCGTAAAGCTATGGCACACGCAATTGACCGTGAATCTTGGATCGATGCATTCTTCTTCGGTTACGGTTCACCTGTAAACGGTCCTGTACCATCAAACCACTGGATCGCTGCAGACCCATCTGACCTTGCAACTTACGAATATGATCCTGAAAAAGCAAAAGAACTTCTTGCTGAAGCTGGATACGAAGATACAAACGGTGACGGATTTGTTGAAGATCCAAACGGAGAAGAATTTACTGCTAAGTTCTCTCACTACGATACTGGTAACCCGACATTTGAAACGCGTGCTCAGGCAATCGTTCAGTTCTGGGAAGCAGTAGGAATCAAGACTGAGCTTGAAATGTCAGAAGTTAACCTTTACTACGATGACATTGAAAAAGATGCTGATTCAATTGAAACATTCTTCGGTGGCTGGGGAACTGGCGCTGACCCGGATCCAACTGCACTTTGGGGATCTGACCAGCTTTGGAACTACCCACGTTACAAGAACGAAGAGTCTGACAAGCTTCTTGCTGACGCTCTAGATATCGAAGTTGTTGGAGACGACCAGCAGGCTCGTAAAGACCTTTATGTTGAATGGCAGCAAATGGTAGCTGAAGATGTACCAATGATCTTCATCGCTGAGCTTGAAGAAATCGTAGCACTTAGCGACCGCGTTCAGGGTGTTGAATATGACGTATCTGGTCAGAACAGCCCACACGAATGGTCTATCGCTCAATAATAATTTGCAGTAAAGTTAGATAAGGAGAGTATCTATGTTAAAGTATACAATTCGCCGTATTCTCGGCATGATTCCAATGCTTCTCCTTATCTCCTTCGTAGTGTTTCTCCTGGCGAAAGCAATGCCAGGAGATTCGCTAAGCGGGGAGATTGATCCGAACAACACAGACCCACAGTACATAGAAGAAATGCGTGAACGACTCGGTTATAACGATCCGATTCCGGTACAGTATTTCAGATGGGTTGGCGGATTTTTAGAAGGTGATTTTGGAAAATCAACACGATATAAAGTACCTGTAGCCGACTTAGTAGCAGAAAGACTTCCTAACACGATATTCTTAGGTGTTTCATCACTTGTAATTACGTATATTTTAGCCTTTGCAATGGGGATATATGCAGGAAGAAAACCTTATACGTTTGGTGATAATTTAATCGGTGGACTTAACTATCTTGGCCTGGCCATACCATCATTTATTGCCGCTGTATTTGCTATTTATTTCTTCTCCTTTAACCTTGGCTGGATCCCTTATTCAGGCTCAGTAGATCCAACCCTGCAGCCCGGTACCTTTGATTACTGGTTAAGCCGTCTTCATCACGTAATTATGCCGGCAATCGTTTTAGGAGCATTGGCAACTGCAAGTTATACGCAGTTTTTACGAAATGACATTATTGAAAACAGCAGAAAAGACTTTGTGCGTACAGCGCGTGCAAAAGGAACACCAACATCAAAGATATATAATGTTCATATCATGCGTAACTCAATTATCCCGCTTATTACATTTCTTGGCTTTGATATCGCAACACTCATCAGTGGTGCAATTATTACGGAGACAATCTTTACTTATCCGGGTATCGGTCAGCTGTTCTTAAACTCAGTTACCAACCGCGATTATCCAACACTGATGATTATTACAATGATGCTTTCAGCACTGACGCTAATCGGGAATCTGATTGCTGATATTTTGTATGGTGTTGTTGATCCAAGAATCCGTCTGGATTGATGAAGGAGGAATTATTCAATGGTTAATGTAACCGCAGATTCAAATAAGTCACAGGAAAAAACCATTAATATGTCTCCTTGGGCAATCGCCAGACGTAAGTTTTTGAGGAACAAACTTGCTATGACCAGCAGTTTTTTCCTGTTGACAGTAATTATCGTTTCATTTTTAGCACCATATGTTACAACTGCTGATATTTCAAAAGTTAATATCATGCAGATGACACTTGAACCGAGCAGTGAGCATTGGCTTGGTACAGATAAATCAGGACGTGACGTCTTTACACGCCTATTATACGGCGGACGTGTCTCACTGATCGTTGGTATGTCTTGTACACTGCTAGTTGTATTGTTCGGAACAATTGTAGGATCGATCGCAGGGTTTTATGGCGGGTTTGTTGATTCAGCGCTTATGCGTTTCACTGACTTTGTTCTTAACTTCCCATTCCTTGTATTCGTTATTGTACTTGGTGCGATCTTCCGTGAATATGTGGATGGTCTGACAATCCTGATTGTTGTAATCAGTATACTCAGCTGGGGAGGCGTGGCCCGTATCGTAAGAAGTAAAATTCTTGCTGAGAAGGAAAACGAATATATACTTGCTGCAGTATCGATCGGTTGTAAGCCATCAAAAGTGATTATTAAACATTTGTTACCTAACGTATTATCTACCATCATCGTTCAATCAACGATTCTATTTGCAACATTGATCGTTGCTGAATCAGGTCTTAGTTATCTGGGATTTGGTGTACCGGCAACAATCCCGAGCTGGGGCAACATGCTTTCTGCTTCTCAGGAATCAGATGTTCTTGCAAATAAGCCGTGGATCTGGATGCCACCGGCGATTATCCTGACAGTAACGATTCTTTCAATTAACTTTATCGGTGAAGGACTGAAGGATGCATTTAACCCTAAGTCTCAACGGTAAATAACTAAGCACTCCTCTTAGAAGGGGTGCTTTTTCATTTCTTGGGAAATGATCGCTCCATACGCTGCATATGATGACTATGGGGTGTTTATGTTGATCAGACTTCTTTTATACATAACAGGTTTTATTTTACTCAGCTCAGGTTTTTTGCATAGTATGATTTTTTTGAATTTGATTCCTTCGGGTAACTCTACAATAGAATACATAACCTATTTGTTCAGCCACAGCGAGACGTATGGCATTCCGGCAGGAGCATTATTAATCCATCTGTCGACATTAAAAAAGTCCGGCAGCAGCCGGACTTAAGATTACTTTTTCTTTCGTTTTCTTCCTAACCCCATAGCAGTTTCCATTTTCTTCACCATTTTACCTGCTGTGAAGTTGGCTTTTTCAGCGCCAAGGTCAAGTATTTCATCCAATTCTTCAGAGTCCATCAGTTCATAATAACGGTCCTGAATCGGTTTGATATGTGATACAACAACGTCAGCAAGCTCGGATTTAAAATCACCATACCCTTTTCCTTCGTAAGCTTCCTCGATCTCAGCGATAGTTTTACCTGTCAGGATTGAGTAGATTGAAATCAGGTTGGAGATTCCAGGTTTTTCTTCTTTATTATATTTAACAATTCCTTCAGAATCAGTCACTGCACTTTTTACCTTTTTAATAATCTGAGCCGGCTCATCCAGCAT
This region of Jeotgalibacillus malaysiensis genomic DNA includes:
- a CDS encoding glutathione import ATP-binding protein GsiA, giving the protein MNMTETRETATQPPKTEKEVLLDIQNLKTYYPIKGGFLKRTIGNVKAVDDINIQIKKGETMGLVGESGCGKSTTGRTILRLLTPTSGKIIFDGKDITKIKGNVLRKARQDFQMVFQDPYASLNPTQSVGDIVSEPIRNYRKVSKKELKSEVIELLRRVGLPPEAYDKYAHEFSGGQRQRIGIARALALKPKLIVADEPVSALDVSVQSQVLNLLKELQDEFDLTYLFIAHDLSVVKHMSDRIGVMYLGNMVEVADNKSLYAEPLHPYTQALISAIPETDPKKRKERIVLQGDVPSPANPPSGCPFHTRCPMAKAECAEIKPTLKEVKPGHQVACILY
- a CDS encoding oligopeptide-binding protein AppA precursor, whose protein sequence is MKKKSLLLMLTLLLVLSAFLAACSSDDSSSEPAESDNNTAEEGSDEGSEDEATGEAQPGGTLTYGVDSPPEGLFNWAFYGIVTDADILALFDENLIEFDENLAPQPNIASWETEDNKTFTFTFEQGVMWHDGVELTVNDWVFALETIAHPDYDGPRYANVQTIEGAPAFRDGEADSISGINVVDDYTIEITFDEARVNNLVNLWTYPMSRAQFEGIPVAEMSASEQVRTKPVGLGPFKVDSITPGEAVIMTKFEDYWKGEPMLDGINVQVIDNTTTVGALGNGDIDMMSLQPVNAAEVEELDNVEVVTYPGLSYYYIGFKLGTFNPETNEIVEDKDKYADVNLRKAMAHAIDRESWIDAFFFGYGSPVNGPVPSNHWIAADPSDLATYEYDPEKAKELLAEAGYEDTNGDGFVEDPNGEEFTAKFSHYDTGNPTFETRAQAIVQFWEAVGIKTELEMSEVNLYYDDIEKDADSIETFFGGWGTGADPDPTALWGSDQLWNYPRYKNEESDKLLADALDIEVVGDDQQARKDLYVEWQQMVAEDVPMIFIAELEEIVALSDRVQGVEYDVSGQNSPHEWSIAQ
- a CDS encoding peptide ABC transporter permease, producing the protein MLKYTIRRILGMIPMLLLISFVVFLLAKAMPGDSLSGEIDPNNTDPQYIEEMRERLGYNDPIPVQYFRWVGGFLEGDFGKSTRYKVPVADLVAERLPNTIFLGVSSLVITYILAFAMGIYAGRKPYTFGDNLIGGLNYLGLAIPSFIAAVFAIYFFSFNLGWIPYSGSVDPTLQPGTFDYWLSRLHHVIMPAIVLGALATASYTQFLRNDIIENSRKDFVRTARAKGTPTSKIYNVHIMRNSIIPLITFLGFDIATLISGAIITETIFTYPGIGQLFLNSVTNRDYPTLMIITMMLSALTLIGNLIADILYGVVDPRIRLD
- a CDS encoding peptide ABC transporter permease → MVNVTADSNKSQEKTINMSPWAIARRKFLRNKLAMTSSFFLLTVIIVSFLAPYVTTADISKVNIMQMTLEPSSEHWLGTDKSGRDVFTRLLYGGRVSLIVGMSCTLLVVLFGTIVGSIAGFYGGFVDSALMRFTDFVLNFPFLVFVIVLGAIFREYVDGLTILIVVISILSWGGVARIVRSKILAEKENEYILAAVSIGCKPSKVIIKHLLPNVLSTIIVQSTILFATLIVAESGLSYLGFGVPATIPSWGNMLSASQESDVLANKPWIWMPPAIILTVTILSINFIGEGLKDAFNPKSQR